In the Hordeum vulgare subsp. vulgare chromosome 7H, MorexV3_pseudomolecules_assembly, whole genome shotgun sequence genome, one interval contains:
- the LOC123410866 gene encoding 26.2 kDa heat shock protein, mitochondrial-like, with product MASAVACKGPTPASFLKSGAPVAFCPHNTAAVIADCRPYNTLVIPSFISQDVLDPLGAPTSMARLLSRVDDVATQTGLSSTTGATRLGRWVAKEDDGAVYLKLPMPGLTKEHVQVRADKNILVIKGEGEKQPWDGDDNSAVRRYNHRIEIPADAYKMDKIKAEMKNGVLWVTLIKLKEEERKDVFHVKVE from the exons aTGGCTTCCGCCGTCGCTTGCAAGGGTCCCACGCCGGCCAGCTTCCTCAAGTCCGGCGCTCCCGTGGCCTTCTGCCCCCACAACACCGCCGCCGTCATCGCCGACTGCCGCCCGTACAACACCCTGGTCATCCCCAGCTTCATCTCGCAGG ACGTGCTTGACCCGCTCGGCGCGCCGACCAGCATGGCCCGTCTGCTGTCCCGGGTGGACGACGTCGCAACTCAGACCGGCCTCTCCTCCACTACTGGGGCTACGCGGCTCGGACGCTGGGTGGCCAAGGAGGACGACGGCGCGGTGTACCTCAAGCTGCCGATGCCGGGGCTGACCAAGGAGCACGTCCAGGTGCGCGCGGACAAGAACATCCTGGTGATCAAGGGCGAGGGCGAGAAGCAGCCCTGGGACGGCGACGACAACTCCGCGGTGCGGAGGTACAACCACCGCATCGAGATACCCGCTGACGCCTACAAGATGGACAAGATCAAGGCCGAGATGaagaatggcgtgctctgggtcaCCCTGATCAAGCTGAAGGAGGAGGAGCGCAAGGACGTCTTCCACGTCAAGGTCGAGTAG